From the Lolium rigidum isolate FL_2022 chromosome 2, APGP_CSIRO_Lrig_0.1, whole genome shotgun sequence genome, one window contains:
- the LOC124688343 gene encoding EPIDERMAL PATTERNING FACTOR-like protein 1, translated as MAMSKSPLRAFLAAMVLSFLLGAATCSRTTTTLSSFQNLAEDKSRLGSTPPSCHNRCNACNPCKPIQVATTLPSGSSRPSTSRSTADEAAAYAQYSNYKPLGWKCRCAGRLYNP; from the exons ATGGCCATGAGCAAATCCCCTCTCCGAGCGTTCCTCGCGGCCATGGTTCTTAGCTTCCTCCTCGGAGCTGCAACATGCAGCCGCACCACGACGACCCTCTCCTCTTTCCAG AACTTGGCGGAGGACAAGTCGCGGCTGGGGTCGACGCCGCCGAGCTGCCACAACCGGTGCAACGCCTGCAACCCCTGCAAGCCCATCCAGGTGGCCACGACGCTCCCCTCGGGTTCTAGCCGGCCGTCGACGTCCCGCAGCACCGCCGACGAGGCCGCCGCCTACGCGCAGTACTCCAACTACAAACCGCTCGGGTGGAAATGCCGCTGCGCCGGCCGCCTCTACAACCCCTAG